A part of Synechococcus sp. UW179A genomic DNA contains:
- the acnB gene encoding bifunctional aconitate hydratase 2/2-methylisocitrate dehydratase — MLSTYRENAAERLAQGIPALPLDASQTQALTELLQDPPAGEEQELLHLLSERIPPGVDEAAYVKATWLSAVAQGEATSPLVSPLEAIRLLGTMVGGYNVAALIELLKHSNEELAECAAEGLSRTLLVYDAFNELMELAADNRFAKQVVDSWAAAEWFTSKPELAESITVTVFKIEGETNTDDLSPATHATTRPDIPMHALAMLETRDPEGLQTITTLKQGEHPVVYVGDVVGTGSSRKSAINSVLWHTGEDIPHVPNKRAGGVILGGKIAPIFFNTAEDSGALPIECDVTGLNTGDVITIRPYQGTIERDGELVSRFELKPATISDEVRAGGRIPLMIGRALTDKVRAKLGLPPSELFIRPSAPEDTGKGFTLAQKMVGKACGLTGVRPGTSCEPLMTTVGSQDTTGPMTRDEMKELACLGFSSDLVMQSFCHTAAYPKPVDLQTQKDLPDFFAQRGGVALRPGDGIIHSWLNRMLLPDTVGTGGDSHTRFPLGISFPAGSGLVAFAAAIGAMPLDMPESVLVRFSGSLQPGVTLRDVVNAIPWVAIQRGLLTVEKANKKNLFNGRIMEIEGLPDLKLEQAFELTDASAERSCAGCTIKLSEATVSEYLRSNVALLKNMIARGYSDARTLARRIKEMEAWLSNPQLLSADTDAEYAEVLEINLDELSEPVVACPNDPDNVKLLSEVAGDAVQEVFIGSCMTNIGHYRAAAKVLEGAGENKARLWVCPPTRMDEETLKAEGYYATFEAAGSRMEMPGCSLCMGNQARVEDDTTVFSTSTRNFNNRLGKGAQVYLGSAELAAVCAQLGRIPTADEYRSIAAEKIDPLSDELYRYLNFDQISGFEDQGRVLSADEEAQMLAGA, encoded by the coding sequence ATGCTGAGCACTTACCGCGAGAACGCCGCAGAACGCCTGGCCCAGGGGATCCCAGCGCTGCCACTCGATGCCAGCCAGACCCAAGCGCTCACGGAGCTGCTGCAGGACCCGCCTGCCGGAGAAGAGCAGGAACTGCTGCATCTGCTGAGTGAACGCATTCCACCTGGGGTGGATGAAGCGGCCTACGTGAAAGCGACCTGGTTGAGCGCGGTGGCACAGGGTGAAGCGACCAGCCCCTTGGTGTCGCCGCTCGAAGCGATCCGACTGCTGGGAACGATGGTGGGGGGCTACAACGTGGCTGCTCTGATCGAGCTGCTCAAACACAGCAATGAGGAGCTGGCTGAATGTGCGGCTGAGGGCCTCAGCCGCACCTTGCTCGTGTACGACGCCTTCAACGAACTGATGGAGCTGGCGGCAGACAACCGCTTCGCCAAACAGGTGGTGGACAGCTGGGCAGCAGCGGAGTGGTTCACCTCCAAACCGGAGCTGGCTGAATCGATCACCGTGACGGTCTTCAAGATCGAAGGCGAAACCAACACCGACGATCTGTCTCCGGCAACCCATGCCACGACCCGTCCGGACATTCCCATGCATGCCCTGGCGATGCTGGAGACCCGAGACCCTGAAGGCCTTCAGACGATCACAACGCTGAAGCAGGGTGAGCATCCTGTTGTTTACGTAGGAGATGTTGTCGGCACAGGAAGCTCACGCAAGAGCGCCATCAACTCGGTGCTCTGGCATACGGGTGAGGACATTCCCCATGTGCCGAACAAACGGGCCGGCGGAGTGATTCTGGGCGGCAAGATCGCCCCAATCTTCTTCAACACTGCGGAAGACTCGGGAGCACTGCCGATCGAATGTGATGTGACCGGTCTGAACACCGGTGATGTGATCACCATTCGCCCCTACCAAGGCACGATCGAACGGGATGGTGAGCTGGTAAGCCGCTTCGAACTCAAGCCAGCCACGATCAGTGATGAGGTGCGCGCCGGTGGCCGCATTCCTCTGATGATCGGCCGGGCCCTCACCGACAAGGTGCGCGCCAAGCTTGGTTTGCCTCCTTCAGAACTGTTCATCCGCCCCAGCGCCCCGGAGGACACCGGCAAGGGATTCACCCTCGCGCAGAAAATGGTGGGCAAGGCCTGCGGCCTCACGGGTGTGCGCCCCGGCACCAGTTGCGAGCCGCTGATGACCACGGTTGGATCCCAGGACACGACCGGGCCGATGACCCGGGACGAAATGAAGGAGCTGGCCTGTCTGGGCTTCTCCTCCGACCTGGTGATGCAGAGCTTCTGCCACACCGCGGCCTATCCCAAGCCTGTGGATCTTCAGACCCAGAAGGACCTGCCCGATTTCTTCGCTCAGCGCGGCGGCGTTGCCCTGCGGCCCGGCGATGGCATCATCCACAGCTGGCTGAACCGCATGCTGCTGCCCGACACGGTGGGCACCGGTGGTGACAGCCACACCCGCTTTCCATTGGGCATCTCCTTCCCGGCTGGATCAGGCCTGGTGGCCTTCGCTGCGGCCATTGGCGCCATGCCGCTCGACATGCCTGAGTCGGTGCTGGTCCGATTCAGCGGCTCTCTGCAGCCCGGTGTGACCTTGCGCGATGTGGTGAACGCCATTCCCTGGGTCGCCATTCAACGCGGTCTGCTGACGGTCGAGAAAGCCAACAAAAAGAATCTGTTCAATGGCCGGATCATGGAGATTGAAGGCCTCCCTGATCTGAAGCTCGAGCAGGCCTTTGAACTCACCGATGCCAGCGCCGAGCGCTCCTGTGCCGGCTGCACGATCAAGCTCTCTGAGGCAACGGTGAGCGAATACCTGCGCAGCAACGTGGCCCTGCTCAAGAACATGATTGCGCGCGGCTACAGCGATGCGCGCACCCTGGCCCGCCGCATCAAGGAGATGGAGGCATGGCTGTCCAATCCCCAGCTGCTCAGCGCTGACACAGATGCCGAGTACGCCGAGGTGCTGGAGATCAACCTCGATGAACTCAGCGAACCCGTGGTGGCCTGCCCGAACGATCCCGACAACGTGAAGCTGCTCAGTGAGGTGGCTGGAGATGCGGTGCAGGAGGTGTTCATCGGCTCCTGCATGACCAACATCGGCCATTACCGGGCCGCAGCCAAGGTGCTCGAAGGAGCCGGTGAAAACAAGGCCCGGCTCTGGGTCTGCCCCCCCACCCGCATGGATGAAGAGACCCTCAAGGCCGAGGGGTACTACGCCACCTTCGAAGCGGCCGGCTCACGCATGGAGATGCCGGGCTGCTCGCTGTGCATGGGCAACCAGGCCAGAGTCGAGGACGACACCACCGTGTTCTCCACCAGCACCCGAAACTTCAACAACCGCCTCGGCAAAGGCGCCCAGGTGTACCTGGGCAGCGCCGAGCTGGCCGCAGTCTGTGCCCAGCTGGGCCGGATCCCCACAGCGGACGAATACCGCAGCATCGCCGCCGAAAAGATCGATCCTCTTTCCGACGAGCTCTACCGCTATCTGAATTTTGACCAGATCAGCGGCTTCGAAGATCAGGGTCGGGTTCTCAGTGCGGATGAGGAGGCCCAGATGCTTGCCGGGGCCTGA
- a CDS encoding 3-deoxy-7-phosphoheptulonate synthase yields MTTTHDLHVVETRPLVPPALLQGDLPTDARATETVASARHRIQSILRGQDHRLLVVVGPCSVHDVDAALDYARQLAPLRARHAGELEIVMRVYFEKPRTTVGWKGLINDPHLDGSYDINTGLRLARSLLLDLARDGMPTATELLDPVVPQYIADLISWAAIGARTTESQTHREMASGLSMPVGYKNGTDGSATIAINAMQSASSPHHFLGINCQGHASIVSTTGNPDGHLVLRGGNSGSNYHLEAIQEASAELAGAGLPDRLMVDCSHANSNKDYRRQGEVLRAVATQVQKGSTHVMGVMLESHLVEGNQKISADRSSLTYGQSVTDACISIESTAELLAELAESVKKAGTPVSGISVS; encoded by the coding sequence ATGACCACCACTCACGATCTGCATGTGGTGGAGACCCGACCACTGGTCCCTCCCGCCTTGTTGCAGGGTGATTTACCCACGGATGCCAGGGCCACAGAAACCGTTGCCAGTGCCAGACATCGCATTCAGTCCATTCTCCGGGGACAGGACCATCGCTTACTAGTGGTTGTTGGGCCCTGTTCGGTGCACGACGTGGATGCGGCCCTGGATTACGCCCGCCAGCTCGCGCCCCTGAGGGCCCGTCATGCGGGGGAGCTTGAGATCGTGATGCGGGTGTACTTCGAGAAGCCTCGAACGACCGTGGGTTGGAAAGGATTGATCAACGACCCCCATCTCGACGGTTCTTACGACATCAACACGGGTTTGCGTCTGGCGCGTTCACTGCTGCTGGATCTGGCTAGGGATGGCATGCCCACCGCGACTGAACTGCTGGATCCAGTGGTGCCGCAATACATTGCCGACCTGATCAGCTGGGCTGCCATCGGTGCTCGCACCACAGAGAGTCAGACCCACAGAGAGATGGCCTCAGGTCTTTCCATGCCCGTGGGCTACAAGAACGGCACCGACGGCAGTGCCACCATCGCTATCAATGCGATGCAGTCAGCCTCGAGTCCCCATCATTTTCTGGGGATCAATTGTCAGGGGCATGCGTCCATTGTGAGCACCACCGGTAATCCGGATGGCCATCTGGTGTTGAGAGGAGGCAACAGCGGCAGCAACTATCACCTGGAGGCGATTCAGGAGGCATCCGCGGAACTGGCTGGAGCTGGCCTGCCGGATCGTTTGATGGTCGACTGCAGTCATGCCAATTCCAATAAGGACTATCGCCGCCAGGGCGAGGTTCTCAGGGCTGTGGCTACTCAAGTGCAGAAGGGATCAACCCATGTGATGGGTGTGATGCTGGAAAGCCACCTGGTGGAAGGCAATCAGAAGATCAGTGCTGATCGCTCCTCACTCACCTACGGGCAGAGTGTCACCGATGCCTGCATCAGTATTGAATCAACGGCTGAGTTGCTGGCTGAGCTGGCTGAATCGGTGAAGAAAGCTGGCACTCCCGTATCCGGAATATCGGTGTCTTGA
- a CDS encoding diacylglycerol/polyprenol kinase family protein: protein MLSSLLIIGIWMLLVLSAAVICRKRWPDRQELSRKIVHIGTGPIVVMAWWLAIPASIAVPVSLTVTVITALNRRLQLLPAVEDIDRNSYGTVAYGLAISLLLLLFWPDQAIAVCAGVLVMAFADGLAGLIGRGMTSPSWTVWQQSKSVAGTLTMGLVTALVLLLLVLISQSPLHPLRLIAVCALAVGLEQLSRWGIDNLSVPMAVGLSWTWMTV from the coding sequence TTGCTCTCGTCCCTGCTGATCATCGGCATCTGGATGCTGCTGGTGCTCTCAGCAGCTGTGATCTGTCGAAAGCGTTGGCCGGATCGACAGGAACTCAGTCGCAAGATCGTCCACATCGGTACCGGCCCAATCGTTGTTATGGCGTGGTGGCTCGCAATCCCAGCATCGATTGCTGTGCCAGTGTCACTCACCGTCACCGTGATCACAGCGCTCAATCGCCGCTTGCAACTCCTACCCGCAGTTGAGGATATTGACCGCAACAGCTACGGAACCGTGGCGTACGGACTGGCGATCAGTCTGTTACTGCTCCTGTTCTGGCCCGACCAAGCGATTGCCGTTTGCGCTGGAGTGCTGGTGATGGCCTTTGCCGATGGGCTGGCAGGGCTTATTGGCCGAGGCATGACATCTCCCAGCTGGACCGTGTGGCAACAGAGCAAATCCGTCGCTGGCACCCTCACGATGGGCTTGGTCACAGCATTGGTGTTGCTTCTGCTGGTACTGATCAGCCAGAGTCCTTTGCATCCACTGCGTCTGATCGCTGTCTGTGCTCTGGCCGTCGGCCTGGAGCAATTGAGCCGTTGGGGAATCGACAACCTCAGTGTGCCGATGGCGGTAGGACTGAGCTGGACTTGGATGACCGTTTAA
- a CDS encoding RpoD/SigA family RNA polymerase sigma factor, translated as MGIPLESEAVTQKVASSEPVLPTTGRRDSSARSRSTSNRSTRQGGRLATDSIGYYLSSIGRVPLLTAAEEIELAHHVQAMKELLEIAEADRTPRQRHRIRMGKRARDRMMAANLRLVVSVAKKYQNQGLELLDLVQEGAIGLERAVDKFDPAMGYKFSTYAYWWIRQGMTRAIDNSARTIRLPIHISEKLSKMRRITRELSHRFGRQPNRLELANAMGIEPRDLEDLIAQSAPCASLDAHARGEEDRSTLGELIPDPNGAEPMEGMDRSIQKEHLGGWLSQLNEREQKILKLRFGLDGAEPLTLAEIGRQINVSRERVRQLEAKAILKLRVMTNHQQAA; from the coding sequence ATGGGGATCCCTCTGGAATCTGAGGCAGTAACTCAAAAAGTTGCTTCTTCAGAGCCTGTGTTGCCGACCACTGGTCGTCGTGACAGCAGTGCACGTTCTCGCTCAACTTCCAATCGTTCAACACGTCAGGGCGGGCGCTTAGCGACCGACTCGATTGGCTATTACTTGAGCAGCATTGGACGAGTTCCATTGCTCACTGCGGCCGAGGAAATCGAGCTTGCACATCATGTGCAGGCCATGAAGGAGCTGCTCGAGATTGCCGAAGCGGATCGAACTCCCAGGCAACGTCACCGCATCCGCATGGGCAAGCGTGCTCGGGATCGGATGATGGCCGCCAATCTCCGCCTGGTCGTGAGCGTTGCCAAGAAGTATCAGAACCAGGGCCTAGAGCTGCTCGATCTGGTTCAGGAAGGAGCCATCGGCCTGGAGCGGGCCGTTGACAAATTCGACCCAGCCATGGGCTACAAGTTTTCGACCTATGCCTACTGGTGGATTCGCCAGGGCATGACTCGCGCAATTGACAACAGCGCACGCACCATTCGCCTACCAATTCACATCAGCGAGAAGCTCTCCAAGATGCGCCGCATCACGCGTGAGCTCTCACACCGCTTTGGTCGTCAGCCGAATCGACTGGAACTGGCTAATGCGATGGGAATCGAACCACGCGATCTCGAAGACCTCATCGCCCAGAGCGCCCCGTGCGCATCCCTTGATGCCCATGCCCGTGGTGAAGAAGATCGCAGCACGCTCGGCGAACTGATTCCGGATCCCAATGGTGCTGAGCCAATGGAGGGAATGGATCGCAGCATTCAGAAGGAGCACCTGGGCGGATGGCTCTCTCAGCTGAATGAGCGTGAGCAAAAAATCCTCAAATTGCGCTTCGGACTTGACGGAGCCGAGCCACTGACACTTGCCGAAATCGGACGTCAAATCAATGTGTCGCGGGAACGGGTGCGACAGCTGGAAGCCAAGGCCATTTTGAAGTTGCGTGTCATGACCAACCATCAACAGGCGGCCTGA
- the ppk1 gene encoding polyphosphate kinase 1: MSDNVLSTDLYINRELSWIAFNERVLIQALDERTPLLEQAKFSAIFSNNLDEFFMVRVASLKAQVEAGIEKRSEDGRTPLEQLQAIRDRLTPLLERQQEHYRRQLRCELLSHGAHLLDYEQLNERQRLWVDNFFQTAIFPVLTPLAVDPAHPFPFVSNLSLNVAALIDDPETSQRLLARVKVPQTILPRFVTIPIDLAGEQSEPVHTAVPLEQVVAFNLGLLFPGMSIEGHYFFRVTRDADLELRDLEADDLMIAIEQGLRKRRMGGEVVRLEVADGMPQDVVEMLMDGMSVEEADLYRVNGPLGLDDLFGLMGIPLPNLKNESHSGQTPSVLRRAQRNMLEDGSIKEEEFESIFSVVRRRDVLLHHPYDLFSTSVEEFINQAADDPLVMGIKMTLYRTSKDSPIIAALIRAAENGKQVMALVELKARFDEDNNIQWAKHLESSGVHVVYGVLGLKTHTKIVLVVRKEKERLRSYVHIGTGNYNSKTSRLYTDLGLLSARPELGQDLVELFNYLTGFSKQQEFRKLLVAPVSLRKGMEHLIRREIEHAQNDRGGHIRAKMNSLVDPSIIALLYEASQAGVKIELIVRGMCCLYPGREGVSDNISVVSIIGRFLEHSRLFWFANHDEPEVYIGSADWMPRNLDRRVEAVTPVEEPALREQLERLMQIYLDDNRGSFDMQADGSFSQRHPESEELNSQLSLIETWRKGLVAKN; encoded by the coding sequence ATGAGTGACAACGTTCTTTCCACCGACCTCTACATCAACCGAGAGCTCAGCTGGATCGCCTTCAACGAGCGGGTGCTGATTCAAGCGCTGGATGAACGGACCCCTCTGCTGGAGCAGGCCAAATTCAGCGCCATCTTCAGCAACAACCTCGATGAATTTTTCATGGTGAGGGTGGCCTCCCTCAAGGCCCAGGTGGAGGCAGGCATTGAAAAACGCAGTGAAGACGGCCGCACCCCACTGGAACAACTGCAGGCGATACGAGACCGTCTCACACCTCTGCTTGAACGTCAGCAAGAGCATTACCGCAGGCAACTCAGGTGTGAACTACTCAGCCATGGCGCCCATCTGCTCGATTACGAGCAGCTCAACGAACGCCAGCGACTTTGGGTTGACAACTTCTTCCAGACAGCGATTTTCCCAGTGCTGACCCCCCTGGCAGTGGATCCCGCTCATCCATTTCCATTCGTGAGCAACCTCAGCCTGAATGTGGCAGCACTGATTGATGACCCGGAAACCAGTCAAAGACTGCTCGCCCGCGTCAAGGTGCCTCAGACCATCCTGCCCCGATTTGTCACCATCCCAATCGACCTCGCAGGTGAACAATCAGAGCCTGTACATACGGCTGTTCCTCTGGAACAGGTGGTGGCCTTCAACCTCGGCCTTCTCTTCCCGGGCATGAGCATCGAAGGGCACTACTTCTTCCGGGTAACACGAGATGCGGATCTGGAACTGCGCGACTTGGAAGCCGACGATCTGATGATCGCCATCGAGCAGGGCCTACGTAAGCGGCGTATGGGTGGCGAAGTGGTGCGGCTCGAGGTTGCCGATGGAATGCCGCAGGACGTTGTCGAGATGCTGATGGATGGCATGTCCGTTGAAGAAGCTGATCTCTACAGAGTTAACGGTCCTCTGGGCCTCGACGATCTGTTTGGTCTGATGGGAATCCCATTGCCCAATCTCAAAAACGAGTCCCACTCAGGCCAGACACCATCGGTTTTGCGTCGCGCCCAACGCAACATGCTCGAAGACGGCTCCATCAAAGAGGAGGAATTTGAAAGCATTTTCTCGGTGGTCCGCCGCCGCGATGTGCTGCTGCACCACCCCTATGACCTCTTTTCCACATCCGTGGAGGAATTCATCAACCAGGCCGCCGACGATCCGCTGGTGATGGGGATCAAGATGACGCTCTATCGCACCTCCAAGGATTCACCGATCATCGCCGCGTTAATCCGCGCTGCAGAAAACGGCAAGCAGGTGATGGCACTGGTGGAACTCAAGGCACGCTTCGATGAAGACAACAACATCCAGTGGGCCAAACACCTCGAGAGCTCAGGAGTGCATGTCGTCTATGGAGTTTTGGGTCTCAAAACTCACACCAAGATCGTGCTGGTGGTCCGTAAGGAAAAGGAACGTCTCCGTAGTTATGTCCATATCGGCACCGGCAACTACAACTCGAAAACGTCACGTCTTTACACCGATCTTGGCTTGCTTTCGGCCCGGCCCGAACTCGGCCAGGATCTGGTTGAGCTGTTCAATTACCTCACCGGATTCTCCAAACAGCAGGAGTTCCGAAAGTTGCTGGTGGCACCGGTTTCACTGCGTAAAGGCATGGAACATCTGATTCGCCGAGAGATCGAGCACGCACAGAACGACCGTGGCGGCCATATCCGGGCCAAGATGAATTCTCTGGTGGATCCAAGCATCATCGCCCTGCTGTATGAAGCCTCACAGGCAGGTGTGAAAATCGAACTGATCGTGCGCGGGATGTGTTGCCTGTACCCCGGGCGCGAGGGCGTCAGCGACAACATCAGCGTGGTGAGCATCATCGGTCGCTTCCTTGAACACTCACGCCTGTTCTGGTTCGCCAATCACGACGAGCCTGAGGTTTACATCGGCAGCGCTGATTGGATGCCCAGAAATCTGGACCGACGCGTTGAGGCAGTAACACCAGTTGAAGAACCTGCACTTCGCGAGCAACTTGAACGTTTGATGCAGATCTATCTCGATGACAACCGTGGATCATTTGATATGCAGGCCGATGGATCCTTCAGCCAGCGCCATCCGGAAAGCGAGGAGCTTAATTCTCAGCTGAGCCTGATTGAAACCTGGAGAAAAGGGCTGGTCGCGAAAAACTGA
- a CDS encoding MFS transporter, whose translation MADAYGNVSLTCPAAALQRPRIPTLLSAFLTLLNDRLSESIVFPLLPFLLASFNADGRTLGLLAGSYALAQFAATPLIGALSDRFGRRPVIATCVAGSVLGLGLFALTVSLDWPKGAILPLMLLFGARLIDGVSGGTAATAGAVLADITPEEQRARAFGLIGVAFGLGFIIGPFVGGQLARINVTVPIWVATGFALVNLLVVLGLLPETHPRTARQAMPRKRDLNPFAQIAKVIGNPAVGRLCLSFFLFFLAFNGFTAILVLYFKQRFNWGPELATTAFLIVGVVATVVQGGLIGPLVKRLGEWKLTLIGLGLVILGCLLIPSTDPQQAQAGVFSSVAILATGTGLVTPSLRSLVSRRLDSEGQGTALGSLQALQSLGSFLGPPLAGLSYDLLGQISPFVGSACLLIMVMLLVGGSPLPSRTQ comes from the coding sequence ATGGCCGATGCCTATGGGAATGTGAGTCTCACCTGCCCAGCGGCTGCCTTGCAGCGACCACGCATTCCCACCCTGCTCAGCGCCTTTCTGACGCTGCTGAATGACCGACTCAGCGAAAGCATCGTCTTCCCACTACTGCCCTTCCTGTTGGCGAGCTTCAACGCCGACGGGCGCACACTAGGTCTGCTTGCCGGCAGCTATGCACTCGCACAATTTGCAGCCACTCCCCTGATCGGAGCCCTGAGTGATCGATTTGGCCGCCGGCCAGTAATCGCTACCTGCGTTGCTGGGTCGGTGCTGGGTCTGGGCCTATTCGCACTCACAGTGAGCCTGGACTGGCCAAAGGGGGCCATCCTGCCGCTGATGCTGCTGTTCGGCGCTCGACTGATCGATGGTGTGAGCGGCGGAACCGCCGCCACCGCTGGAGCCGTGCTGGCTGATATCACTCCAGAGGAACAGCGGGCACGCGCCTTCGGTCTGATCGGAGTGGCCTTCGGTCTCGGTTTCATCATTGGACCATTCGTTGGAGGACAACTGGCCCGTATCAACGTGACGGTGCCGATCTGGGTGGCCACCGGTTTCGCCCTGGTGAACCTGCTGGTGGTGCTGGGTTTACTGCCGGAGACCCATCCCCGCACAGCCCGCCAAGCCATGCCGCGCAAACGGGACCTCAACCCCTTCGCCCAGATCGCCAAGGTGATTGGCAACCCCGCTGTCGGGCGACTCTGTCTCAGCTTTTTCCTGTTCTTTCTGGCCTTCAACGGCTTCACCGCCATCCTGGTGCTCTATTTCAAACAGCGCTTCAACTGGGGCCCAGAGCTGGCCACAACCGCCTTCCTGATTGTGGGCGTGGTGGCCACCGTGGTGCAGGGAGGCCTGATCGGTCCCCTGGTGAAACGACTCGGAGAATGGAAACTGACCTTGATCGGTCTGGGCTTGGTGATCCTCGGATGTCTGCTGATTCCCTCGACAGATCCTCAACAGGCCCAGGCCGGTGTGTTCAGCTCCGTGGCAATCCTGGCCACTGGTACTGGCCTGGTCACCCCTAGCTTGCGCAGCCTTGTGTCACGTCGGCTTGACTCCGAGGGACAAGGCACGGCACTGGGCAGTCTTCAAGCACTGCAGAGCCTGGGAAGTTTCCTAGGACCACCCTTAGCAGGACTGAGTTACGACCTCTTGGGACAGATCAGTCCCTTCGTTGGCAGTGCCTGCCTGCTGATCATGGTGATGCTGCTGGTGGGAGGCAGCCCGCTGCCCTCCAGAACGCAATGA
- a CDS encoding GNAT family N-acetyltransferase: MVLRLIVPADEILLREIYADAIESQAPQLYSDQQVKSWAALAWLPGVLDQTLKEGSGWISGEDAAFAIRYPLDRLALLYCRGRSARQGHGKALLARIEADAIADGVTSLRTEASQFSRPLFERYGWRLVAPETITIAGVPFERYRMHKVLDKLRS; the protein is encoded by the coding sequence ATGGTCCTGCGTTTGATCGTTCCAGCTGATGAGATTCTCCTGCGGGAGATCTATGCCGATGCCATTGAGAGTCAGGCTCCCCAGTTGTATTCGGACCAGCAAGTGAAGTCCTGGGCTGCACTCGCCTGGTTGCCGGGAGTGTTGGATCAAACCCTGAAGGAGGGATCCGGCTGGATCAGTGGCGAGGATGCCGCCTTTGCGATCCGCTATCCGCTGGACAGGCTTGCTCTTCTGTATTGCCGAGGGCGTTCGGCGCGTCAGGGCCACGGCAAAGCACTCCTAGCGAGGATTGAAGCCGATGCGATCGCGGATGGAGTTACATCTCTGCGCACTGAAGCCAGTCAGTTCAGTCGCCCGTTGTTCGAGCGCTATGGCTGGAGGCTTGTCGCTCCTGAAACGATCACGATCGCCGGAGTGCCCTTTGAGCGCTATCGGATGCACAAAGTACTGGACAAGCTGCGCAGCTGA
- a CDS encoding anthranilate phosphoribosyltransferase family protein: MTSTVYGGRERFKQHLRKVGSGEHTSKGLSREEAADALELMLREEATPAQIGAFLIAHRIRRPEPQELTGMLDTYRTMGPVLHSPADQKRPLCFGMPFDGRTRTAPIYPLTSLVLVACGQPVVLQGGDRMPIKYGITAVDLFRLLDLNLSGLPLSTVQEGFNTHGFALIHQPDHFRIAETLIDYREQLGKRPPLASLELMWTAHQGAHLLVSGFVHPPTESRAWEALRLAGETDLLTVKGLEGGTDLPIGRACITARVRNGKAERMILHPRDHGCHNADVEWTSESTWQSQAFEALRNHGPLSEALRWNAGAYLWNAGLSDSLDSGIEMATAVLDQGRALDQLDQLRSLSSTLCIR, from the coding sequence TTGACAAGCACTGTCTATGGCGGTCGTGAACGCTTTAAGCAGCACCTGCGCAAAGTCGGGAGCGGCGAACACACCAGCAAGGGCTTGAGTCGCGAGGAAGCTGCCGATGCTTTGGAACTCATGCTCAGGGAGGAAGCCACGCCGGCACAAATTGGCGCTTTTCTGATTGCTCACCGCATCCGCCGGCCTGAGCCCCAGGAGCTCACCGGCATGCTCGACACCTACAGAACGATGGGGCCCGTTCTTCACAGTCCTGCTGATCAGAAAAGGCCACTCTGCTTCGGCATGCCGTTTGACGGTCGGACAAGAACTGCGCCCATCTACCCCCTGACCAGCCTGGTATTGGTGGCCTGCGGTCAACCGGTCGTCCTGCAGGGAGGTGACCGGATGCCGATCAAATACGGCATCACAGCCGTCGATCTATTCCGCCTTCTGGATCTCAATCTGAGTGGACTGCCGCTGAGCACTGTTCAGGAAGGGTTCAACACGCATGGCTTCGCTCTGATCCACCAGCCTGATCACTTCCGTATCGCGGAAACCCTGATTGATTACCGGGAGCAGCTGGGGAAGCGACCTCCGCTTGCCAGCCTTGAGCTCATGTGGACGGCCCACCAGGGTGCGCACCTCCTGGTGAGTGGATTTGTGCACCCTCCAACCGAAAGCCGGGCCTGGGAAGCGCTCAGGCTCGCCGGCGAAACCGACCTGCTCACAGTGAAAGGCCTCGAAGGCGGGACGGATCTGCCCATCGGCCGAGCCTGCATCACGGCCCGTGTCCGCAATGGAAAAGCAGAACGCATGATCCTTCATCCGCGCGACCACGGATGCCACAACGCAGATGTGGAATGGACATCGGAAAGCACCTGGCAGAGCCAGGCATTCGAGGCACTCAGAAACCATGGCCCCCTCAGCGAAGCTCTGCGCTGGAATGCAGGTGCCTATCTCTGGAACGCTGGCCTGAGCGACAGTCTTGACTCGGGCATTGAGATGGCCACCGCAGTGCTCGATCAGGGTCGAGCACTGGATCAGCTTGATCAGCTGCGCAGCTTGTCCAGTACTTTGTGCATCCGATAG
- a CDS encoding cyanate hydratase — protein sequence MNNLLRTLTTLLNSQQHNPSVTTSLVLERLYYADGRHNPSHPQHGRFDGLSLLT from the coding sequence ATGAACAATCTTCTCCGCACACTCACCACGCTTCTGAATAGCCAACAACACAACCCCAGCGTCACCACAAGCTTGGTGCTCGAGCGCCTCTATTACGCCGATGGCCGCCACAACCCAAGCCATCCTCAACATGGACGTTTCGATGGTCTCTCGCTGCTGACCTAA